The genomic DNA GACGAGGCCGCCGAGCAGAAGCTCATCCACGAGCTGCGGGACGAGCTGAACATGGTTCCCGGCCGGCGCGTGACGGTGCAGGGCAAGGAGGCGGTGCAGCTCGCGGACAAGCTGCGGCGTTGGCGCGGCGGCCTCACCGGGGACGCCGCGCGTGTGGTGAGCCCCCACGTGCAGTTGCGCCCCATGCTGTCGGTGGACGCCGGGGTCTCCGAGGAGGGGGTTCCCCGCGTGGGCTTCTCGTTCGACTTCCAGGTGGAGGGGGCGGGTCCAGGCGCGCCACGCTCCGTGGACGCGGGCGCGGTGCTGCGCGCCTGGGAAGAAGGGTTGGGCCTGGTGCCACTGGAGGGGGGTGGATGGGCGCCGTTACCCACCGCATGGCTGAAGTCGCACGGCCAGCGTGTGGCGGACTTGCTGGCCGCGCGCGAGACGGACGGACGGCTCGCCAACCACGCCATCCCGCAGCTCACCGGACTGTGCGACGCGCTGGAGCATCCGCCTCCGCCTGGCCTCGAGCGGCTGGCGCCCCTGGTCCAGGGCTTCGAGAAGCTGCCGGACGCGCGGTTGCCGGCGGATCTCACCGCGACGCCTCGCCCCTATCAGTTGCAGGGGATCAGCTGGCTCACCTTCCTGCGGCAGGCGGGCCTCGGCGGCGTGCTCGCGGACGACATGGGTCTTGGCAAGACGCTGCAGACCCTCTGCGCGCTGGGGCCAGGCTCGCTGGTGGTGGCCCCCACGAGCGTGTTGCCCAACTGGGAGGCGGAGGTGAAGCGCTTCCGTCCCTCGCTCAAGGTCTCCGTCTATCACGGGCCCGGCCGCGTCCTGGACGAGACCGCCGATGTGACCCTCACCACCTATGCGCTGCTTCGCCTGGACGCGGAAATCCTCGGGGCCAGGGTCTGGGACGCGGTGGTGCTGGACGAGGCTCAAGCCATCAAGAATCCGGAGAGCCAGGTGGCGCGCGCGGCGTACGGGCTCCAGGCCTCCTTCCGGTTGGCCCTGAGCGGCACGCCCATCGAGAACCGGCTCGAGGAGCTCTGGAGCCTGATGCACTTCACCAACCGGGGGCTGCTCGGTGGGCGCAAGGAGTTCGAGGCGCGGTGGGCGCGGCCGGTGTCGGACAACCAGAAGGGGGCGGCCGAGCAACTGCGCGCGCGCATCCGCCCCTTTGTCCTGCGCAGGCTCAAGCGGGACGTGGCGCCCGAGCTGCCGCCGCGGACCGAGTCCGTGCGCCATGTCACTCTCAGTGAGCGCGAGCGCGCCGTCTATGACGCGGTGTATGCCGCCACGCGCGAGGAGGTGGTGTCCCAGCTGGAGGCCGGCGGCAGTGTGCTGAAGGCGCTGGAGGCGTTGCTGCGGCTGCGTCAGGCGGCCTGCCACCCGGCGCTCGTGCCGGGACAGCAGGCGAAGACGTCTTCCAAGGTGGAGGCGTTGGTCGAGGCGCTCGGCACCGCGGTGGAGGATGGACACAAGGCGCTCGTCTTCTCGCAGTGGACGTCCATGCTGGATCTCATCGAGCCGGCGCTGCGGGAGGCGGGCATCGGCTTCATCCGGCTGGACGGCGCCACGGCCAACCGGGGCGCCGTGGCCGCGTCGTTCCAGGAGCCGGGCGGCCCACCCGTGATGTTGATTTCACTCAAGGCGGGCGCGACGGGGCTCAACCTCACGGCGGCGGACCATGTCTTCCTCGTGGACCCCTGGTGGAACCCGTCCGTGGAAGCGCAGGCGGCCGACCGGGCGCACCGCATCGGCCAGCAGCGGCCGGTGATGGTGTACCGGCTGGTGTCCCAGGGGACCGTGGAGGAGAAGATCCTCCACCTGCAGGACAAGAAGCGCGCGCTCTTCGAGGCCGCGCTCGGTGGTGCCGCCGGAGCCGCCGCCATTACGCGGGCGGATCTCCTGCAGTTGCTCGACTGAAGCCGTGGCCTTTACAGGGAGCACGCCGCGAGCGCACGATTCGGGTTCACACCGTTTTGTTGTGAACGCGAGCCGGGGGGTCGTGCTTGACGTGGAGGTTTCATGAAAGCCAAGTG from Melittangium boletus DSM 14713 includes the following:
- a CDS encoding DEAD/DEAH box helicase, which produces MSVTAELLEAVRGEARPDTWSAGMSLARAGAVSVQSIGEEEAVLRVRATGRPAPLTTVLYPEDEVWECDCRGRVDPCEHVVAAALVLHHSVTQRPPAQRAPSRPPPARPPVAPTAAPKPERMVYRFKRVDGGLQLERLLVRPDNTARLLARSLVSLLTNPGEAARIQVDPCDRLADKLLAKPTRGALPPERLSALLRVLEPARTVLFDGVLVSVSSEPLLPRVTVEDRGEQTVLRIQKDPRITEVLCPGVVLCGGMICQLGEQSLTGARLESLPQERVFSPSQMGDLTGKVLPDLARRMPVDVRSSRLPPIDRSLQPRISVELNQLDSGLSVLPTLVYGSPPSVRIDNGRMVFLKGAVPVRDEAAEQKLIHELRDELNMVPGRRVTVQGKEAVQLADKLRRWRGGLTGDAARVVSPHVQLRPMLSVDAGVSEEGVPRVGFSFDFQVEGAGPGAPRSVDAGAVLRAWEEGLGLVPLEGGGWAPLPTAWLKSHGQRVADLLAARETDGRLANHAIPQLTGLCDALEHPPPPGLERLAPLVQGFEKLPDARLPADLTATPRPYQLQGISWLTFLRQAGLGGVLADDMGLGKTLQTLCALGPGSLVVAPTSVLPNWEAEVKRFRPSLKVSVYHGPGRVLDETADVTLTTYALLRLDAEILGARVWDAVVLDEAQAIKNPESQVARAAYGLQASFRLALSGTPIENRLEELWSLMHFTNRGLLGGRKEFEARWARPVSDNQKGAAEQLRARIRPFVLRRLKRDVAPELPPRTESVRHVTLSERERAVYDAVYAATREEVVSQLEAGGSVLKALEALLRLRQAACHPALVPGQQAKTSSKVEALVEALGTAVEDGHKALVFSQWTSMLDLIEPALREAGIGFIRLDGATANRGAVAASFQEPGGPPVMLISLKAGATGLNLTAADHVFLVDPWWNPSVEAQAADRAHRIGQQRPVMVYRLVSQGTVEEKILHLQDKKRALFEAALGGAAGAAAITRADLLQLLD